A part of Winslowiella toletana genomic DNA contains:
- the ompC gene encoding porin OmpC → MKLRVLSLMVPAMLIAGSAGAAEIYNKDGNKLDLFGKVDGLHYFSDNDGSDGDQSYVRFGFKGETQVSDQLTGYGQWEYQAALNNAESEGTANSYTRVGFAGLKFGDAGSFDYGRNYGVAYDIGAWTDVLPEFGGDTYGADNFMFQRGNGMATYRNSNFFGLVDGLNFAVQYQGKNSSATESPNGRDVLGQNGDGWGMSTTYDIGSGFGIGASMFSSDRTTDQNAPDTLGSGDKATAYTGGLKYDANNIYLAAMYTKSYNATRFGTSGSGAYGYADKAENWELVAQYQFDFGLRPSLAYVTSRGTDVEGYGKQNLKKYIDVGATYYFNKNMSTYVDYQINMLDDNQFTQDAGVNTDDIVALGLVYQF, encoded by the coding sequence ATGAAACTTCGAGTTCTTTCCCTGATGGTCCCCGCGATGCTGATCGCCGGCTCAGCGGGTGCAGCAGAGATCTATAATAAAGACGGCAACAAATTAGATCTCTTCGGTAAAGTCGATGGCTTGCACTATTTCTCCGATAACGACGGCAGTGATGGCGATCAGTCCTATGTTCGTTTCGGTTTCAAAGGTGAAACCCAGGTTTCCGACCAGCTGACGGGTTACGGCCAGTGGGAGTACCAGGCTGCACTGAACAACGCGGAGTCAGAAGGCACCGCAAACAGCTATACCCGTGTCGGATTTGCGGGTCTGAAATTCGGTGATGCGGGTTCTTTCGATTACGGTCGTAACTACGGTGTGGCGTACGATATCGGCGCATGGACCGACGTACTGCCAGAGTTTGGCGGCGACACCTACGGCGCTGACAACTTTATGTTCCAGCGCGGTAATGGCATGGCCACTTACCGTAACAGCAACTTCTTTGGTCTGGTCGATGGCCTGAACTTCGCGGTTCAGTATCAGGGCAAAAACAGCAGCGCCACGGAATCGCCAAACGGCCGTGATGTTCTGGGCCAGAATGGCGATGGCTGGGGTATGTCCACCACTTACGATATCGGTTCTGGCTTCGGTATCGGCGCCTCCATGTTCTCCTCTGACCGTACGACAGACCAGAACGCCCCAGACACGCTGGGTAGCGGTGATAAAGCGACCGCTTATACCGGTGGTCTGAAATATGACGCCAATAATATCTACCTGGCGGCGATGTATACCAAGTCCTATAACGCAACCCGTTTCGGCACCAGTGGTTCCGGCGCATACGGTTATGCGGATAAAGCAGAAAACTGGGAACTGGTGGCGCAGTATCAGTTCGACTTCGGCCTGCGTCCGTCACTGGCTTACGTCACCTCACGCGGTACCGATGTTGAAGGTTATGGCAAACAGAACCTGAAAAAATACATCGATGTGGGCGCGACTTACTATTTCAACAAAAACATGTCCACCTATGTTGATTACCAGATCAATATGCTGGATGACAATCAGTTCACCCAGGATGCTGGCGTGAATACTGATGATATTGTGGCGCTGGGTCTGGTTTACCAGTTCTAA
- a CDS encoding HlyD family efflux transporter periplasmic adaptor subunit: MSLILIDRDLKRNEKRTSAIIWISTAALVLFLVWAHFAILDEVTVGTGKVTPSTRAQVIESLDGGIVEQLNVHEGDIVEKGQVLGRLDPTRFQSNFGEAQSKARTLRASAERLRSELTGAPLQFSAETLQEPELVARETQLYQSRRRNLTETVRNLQQSMKLVQDELRMTQPLVAKGAAGQVEVIRLQRQVAELRGKIDEATNDYAVRAREEQVKNNADLDAQLQVLTGKQDQLNHAVLYSPVRGIVKDIQVTTVGGVLQPGGKLMEIVPLEDQLLIETRINPRDIAYIRPGLPATVKITAYDSSIYGNLTGDVESVSPDTLQDEVKRDQYYYRIYVRTQKAELTNRAGRTFPIVPGMVASVEIKTGQKSVMDYLIKPLNKVKESMRER; encoded by the coding sequence ATGAGCCTGATTCTGATTGACCGCGATCTAAAGCGAAATGAAAAACGCACTTCGGCGATTATCTGGATTTCGACCGCCGCGCTGGTGCTGTTTCTGGTCTGGGCGCACTTCGCCATCCTCGATGAAGTGACAGTGGGCACCGGTAAAGTGACGCCTTCCACCCGCGCGCAGGTGATTGAAAGTCTCGATGGCGGTATTGTGGAACAACTGAATGTGCATGAAGGGGATATTGTCGAGAAGGGCCAGGTTCTTGGACGACTGGATCCGACCCGTTTTCAGTCCAACTTTGGCGAAGCGCAATCCAAAGCGCGCACTTTACGCGCCTCAGCTGAGCGCCTGCGTTCAGAACTTACCGGCGCGCCGTTGCAGTTTAGTGCTGAAACCCTGCAGGAGCCGGAGCTGGTGGCGCGCGAAACACAGCTCTATCAGTCACGTCGCCGTAATCTGACAGAGACCGTCAGAAATCTGCAGCAGTCGATGAAACTGGTGCAGGATGAGTTGCGGATGACGCAGCCGCTGGTCGCCAAAGGAGCGGCCGGACAGGTTGAGGTGATTCGGTTGCAGCGCCAGGTGGCAGAACTGCGCGGTAAAATCGATGAAGCGACCAATGACTATGCGGTGCGCGCGCGTGAAGAGCAGGTGAAGAATAACGCCGATCTTGATGCGCAATTGCAGGTGCTGACCGGTAAGCAGGATCAGCTGAATCACGCGGTGCTCTATTCGCCGGTGCGCGGAATTGTGAAAGATATTCAGGTTACCACCGTCGGCGGCGTACTCCAGCCGGGCGGCAAGCTGATGGAAATTGTGCCGCTGGAGGATCAGCTGCTGATTGAAACCCGCATCAACCCACGCGATATCGCCTATATCCGGCCAGGACTGCCGGCGACAGTGAAAATTACCGCTTATGACTCCTCAATCTACGGCAATCTGACGGGCGATGTGGAGAGTGTCTCACCGGACACCCTGCAGGATGAGGTGAAGCGTGATCAATACTACTATCGCATCTATGTACGCACACAAAAGGCCGAATTAACCAATCGCGCCGGACGCACCTTCCCGATAGTGCCCGGTATGGTCGCCAGTGTTGAAATTAAAACTGGTCAGAAATCAGTGATGGATTATCTGATTAAGCCGCTGAATAAAGTTAAAGAATCAATGCGCGAACGCTAG
- a CDS encoding type I secretion system permease/ATPase — protein MTTQTASTENWIEAMLRVAARFGKPAEGHTLRQQMRWFEHLSASQQLERLAGLLGLHLTMMPRDKIRWRQEVTPVVLILENGSVAVVEAIDAEGNARYWISDGGDVVRETELALLLAQSKEQVAIIGVAARGRDARIDEFVQPYKKHWFWHNFRGMGRRIAEISLASIVGNVLALAGILFSMQVYDRVIPAQSESTLWVLFVGVLIAAAIEYLIRLMRTQVSDVMGKRIDLKVSSMLFARAMNIRNEARPKSTGSFISQLREIDQVRELLTSTTVGAAADMPFVILFLFIMAFIGGPLVIIPLLAIPLIVIPGLLLQIPMAKLAKEGMREGALRNAVLVETIEGIEDIKALQAEPYFQRQWEQTHEVSAAIGMKQRLWGARLTGWASSVQQLTYAGMLVFGTYLVLSGDITTGTLVASSLLSSRTIAPLMQLTMVFSRWQHAKSAMNGLDELLKRPLDQPEEGEVAHCPTLTGHYDLRNVQYTYDEENVKNVLNVAKLQIKPGERIALLGKVGAGKSTLLKLLAGQASATQGKVVVDGVDIGRIDPVDLRRQLGWLSQDSRLFFGTLRQNLMLGNPHASEQEMLQALRISGALSLVQQDAASLDRIINEGGRGLSGGQRQMVMLSRMILRQPQVVLMDEPTASMDEQLEEHVIRQMQGWLSGRTLVLVTHRPALLKLVDRIVVMDNGRIIADGPRDEILRAVTPTNPGATRAGDAA, from the coding sequence ATGACGACACAAACCGCAAGCACCGAAAACTGGATTGAGGCGATGCTGCGCGTAGCCGCCCGCTTTGGTAAACCGGCCGAAGGTCACACCCTGCGCCAGCAGATGCGCTGGTTTGAGCATCTGAGCGCCAGCCAGCAGCTGGAACGACTGGCGGGCCTGCTTGGTCTGCACCTGACGATGATGCCGCGCGATAAAATTCGCTGGCGTCAGGAAGTGACGCCGGTGGTGCTGATTCTGGAAAACGGCAGCGTGGCGGTGGTCGAAGCCATTGATGCGGAAGGCAATGCGCGTTACTGGATCAGCGACGGCGGCGATGTGGTGCGCGAAACCGAACTGGCGCTGCTGCTGGCGCAGAGTAAGGAGCAGGTGGCGATTATTGGTGTCGCGGCGCGCGGGCGTGATGCGCGTATCGACGAATTTGTGCAGCCCTATAAAAAGCACTGGTTCTGGCATAACTTTCGCGGCATGGGACGGCGTATTGCCGAGATCTCACTGGCGTCTATCGTCGGTAATGTGCTGGCGCTGGCCGGTATTCTGTTTTCGATGCAGGTCTATGACCGGGTGATCCCGGCGCAGTCGGAATCGACGCTGTGGGTGCTGTTTGTCGGCGTGCTGATTGCGGCGGCGATTGAATACCTGATCCGCCTGATGCGTACCCAGGTGTCGGATGTGATGGGTAAGCGCATCGATTTAAAAGTGTCGTCAATGCTGTTTGCCCGCGCGATGAATATTCGCAACGAGGCGCGACCGAAATCCACCGGTTCCTTTATCTCGCAGCTACGTGAAATCGACCAGGTACGTGAACTGCTGACCTCCACCACCGTCGGGGCGGCGGCGGATATGCCGTTTGTGATCCTGTTCCTGTTTATTATGGCGTTTATCGGCGGCCCGCTGGTGATTATTCCGCTGCTGGCCATCCCGTTAATCGTGATCCCCGGCCTGCTGTTGCAGATCCCGATGGCTAAGCTGGCGAAAGAGGGGATGCGCGAAGGGGCGCTGCGTAATGCGGTGCTGGTGGAAACCATTGAAGGGATTGAAGATATCAAAGCGTTGCAGGCTGAGCCTTACTTCCAGCGCCAGTGGGAGCAGACGCACGAAGTCAGCGCGGCGATAGGGATGAAACAGCGGCTGTGGGGCGCGCGCCTTACCGGCTGGGCATCATCGGTGCAGCAGCTGACTTATGCCGGCATGCTGGTGTTCGGCACCTATCTGGTGCTGAGTGGCGATATCACCACCGGGACGTTGGTGGCCAGCAGCCTGTTGTCATCACGGACGATTGCACCGCTGATGCAGCTTACGATGGTGTTCTCGCGCTGGCAACATGCGAAAAGCGCGATGAACGGTCTTGATGAGCTGTTAAAACGTCCGCTGGATCAGCCGGAAGAGGGCGAAGTTGCCCACTGCCCAACCCTGACCGGCCACTACGATCTGCGCAATGTGCAGTACACCTATGATGAAGAGAACGTGAAAAACGTGCTCAATGTGGCGAAGCTGCAAATTAAGCCGGGTGAACGTATCGCCCTGCTCGGCAAGGTGGGAGCCGGCAAATCAACGCTGCTGAAACTGCTGGCCGGTCAGGCCAGCGCCACCCAGGGCAAAGTGGTGGTGGATGGCGTGGATATTGGCCGGATTGATCCGGTGGATTTGCGTCGCCAGCTGGGCTGGTTATCGCAGGATTCGCGCTTATTCTTTGGCACCCTGCGGCAGAACCTGATGCTGGGCAATCCGCATGCCAGCGAGCAGGAGATGTTGCAGGCGCTGCGCATCAGCGGCGCGCTGAGTCTGGTGCAGCAGGATGCCGCCAGTCTTGACCGCATTATTAATGAGGGCGGGCGCGGGCTGTCCGGCGGGCAGCGGCAGATGGTGATGTTAAGCCGCATGATCCTGCGTCAGCCGCAGGTGGTGTTGATGGATGAGCCGACCGCGTCAATGGATGAGCAGCTGGAAGAGCATGTGATTCGTCAGATGCAGGGCTGGCTTTCCGGACGCACGCTGGTGCTGGTTACCCACCGTCCGGCGCTGCTGAAGCTGGTTGACCGTATTGTGGTGATGGATAACGGGCGGATTATTGCCGACGGTCCGCGCGATGAGATTCTGCGTGCGGTCACCCCAACTAATCCCGGCGCCACCAGGGCGGGAGATGCCGCATGA
- a CDS encoding TolC family outer membrane protein, which produces MNRVLVSLCVGAFCSLSTQYAVAAAEPKAEFNWRAAPTEEQIATLTLREAILRAFARNPKIAEAAAQIRVGEADLDAAKSAWYPQISLQASGGRSNQTDSAGSLNNNASGGLTLSQLLYDFGRTGGAIDEQHALSDAYRFGLYDTMTTVAQDTLQAYLEVKRYQALTLASRSNIASLEHVRDIAQMRADAGLSSQSDVLQAGTRIAGMRATLEQYRAQQRSAQAQLTVLTGVVSDNLPELPQSLLQQQVTLDKIAYEKSAAVRSAQAKQEAASDRVRQAQSNHWPTIKVEAGRTRYENDNRSYWDDQLQLRVEAPIYQGGLVNAKTRSAQGEREAALAAIEQSKLDINQRASTAYADMIGAQQRQQAGEDQLASADHTRSVYADEYKLNKRSLNDLLSVEQDVFQADSMRTVALYDGWDATVRYAAAVDNLLDIMGIDREANSGQTLPAL; this is translated from the coding sequence ATGAACAGAGTGTTGGTTTCGTTGTGTGTTGGCGCGTTTTGCAGCCTGTCGACACAGTATGCCGTTGCGGCGGCAGAACCCAAGGCAGAATTTAACTGGCGAGCGGCGCCCACCGAGGAGCAAATTGCCACCCTGACATTGCGCGAGGCGATTTTGCGCGCCTTTGCGCGCAACCCTAAAATTGCCGAAGCCGCTGCGCAGATCCGCGTCGGTGAGGCCGATCTGGATGCGGCAAAAAGCGCCTGGTATCCACAAATTTCGCTGCAGGCCAGCGGCGGACGCTCCAACCAGACCGACTCGGCGGGCAGCCTGAATAATAATGCCTCCGGGGGGCTGACGCTCAGCCAGCTGCTGTATGACTTTGGCCGTACCGGCGGGGCGATCGATGAACAGCATGCATTATCTGATGCTTATCGCTTTGGTCTGTACGACACCATGACCACCGTGGCGCAGGATACCCTGCAGGCCTATCTCGAGGTGAAGCGCTATCAGGCTTTGACACTCGCCTCGCGCAGCAATATCGCCTCACTGGAACATGTGCGCGATATTGCCCAGATGCGCGCCGATGCCGGACTCAGTTCGCAATCCGATGTATTGCAGGCGGGAACCCGTATCGCCGGGATGCGCGCCACACTGGAACAGTATCGTGCGCAGCAGCGCTCGGCGCAGGCGCAGCTGACGGTGCTGACCGGGGTGGTTTCGGACAATCTGCCGGAACTGCCGCAAAGCCTGCTGCAACAGCAGGTCACGCTGGACAAAATTGCCTACGAAAAAAGCGCCGCAGTGCGCAGTGCGCAGGCCAAACAGGAAGCGGCCAGCGATCGTGTCCGTCAGGCGCAGTCCAACCACTGGCCCACCATCAAAGTTGAGGCGGGGCGCACCCGCTATGAAAACGACAACCGCTCTTACTGGGACGATCAGCTGCAGTTACGGGTTGAAGCGCCGATCTATCAGGGCGGTTTAGTTAACGCCAAAACGCGTTCGGCGCAAGGCGAACGCGAAGCCGCACTGGCGGCGATTGAACAGTCAAAGCTGGATATCAACCAGCGGGCATCCACCGCGTATGCCGATATGATTGGCGCCCAGCAGCGTCAGCAGGCGGGGGAGGATCAGCTGGCCAGCGCCGATCATACCCGCTCGGTCTATGCCGATGAATACAAACTGAATAAACGCAGCCTGAACGATCTGCTTAGCGTCGAACAGGATGTCTTCCAGGCCGACAGTATGCGCACTGTAGCGCTCTATGACGGCTGGGACGCCACCGTACGCTATGCCGCGGCGGTAGACAATCTGCTCGATATTATGGGGATCGATCGCGAAGCGAACAGCGGGCAAACCCTGCCTGCGTTGTAA